One stretch of Zootoca vivipara chromosome 8, rZooViv1.1, whole genome shotgun sequence DNA includes these proteins:
- the DNAJC5B gene encoding dnaJ homolog subfamily C member 5B, which translates to MAEQRQRALSTSGQALYELLGLEKGASHEEIKKCYRKLALKYHPDKNPDNPEAAEKFKEINNAHAILTDGSKRNIYDQYGSLGLYIAEQFGEENVNTYFMLSSWWAKGLFAICGLLTGCYFCCCLCCCFNCCCGKCKPKAPEEDQEFCLSPEDLEEQIKTDMERDGETPILLQPTNATEKTQLIGDSRRSYHTDS; encoded by the exons ATGGCTGAACAAAGGCAGCGTGCTTTATCTACATCAGGACAAGCGCTCTACGAACTTCTGGGTCTTGAGAAGGGGGCATCCCATGAAGAAATCAAGAAATGTTACAG GAAGTTGGCCCTGAAATATCATCCTGACAAGAACCCCGATAACCCAGAGGCTGCAGAAAAGTTTAAAGAAATCAATAACGCTCATGCTATACTAACTGATGGCTCCAAAAGAAACATATATGACCAATATGGATCACTAGGGCTTTACATCGCTGAACAGTTTGGTGAAGAAAACGTCAATACATACTTCATGCTTTCGAGTTGGTGGGCAAAG GGCCTGTTTGCAATCTGTGGCCTTTTGACCGGCTGTTACTTTTGCTGTTGCTTGTGCTGCTGTTTCAACTGCTGCTGTGGAAAGTGCAAGCCTAAGGCACCAGAAGAAGATCAAGAATTCTGCTTGTCTCCAGAGGATCTAGAAGAGCAAATTAAGACAGACATGGAAAGAG ATGGGGAAACTCCAATTCTGCTTCAGCCGACAAATGCAACTGAGAAAACCCAGCTTATTGGAGACAGTCGTCGCAGCTACCACACCGATTCATAA